A genomic region of Chelonia mydas isolate rCheMyd1 chromosome 9, rCheMyd1.pri.v2, whole genome shotgun sequence contains the following coding sequences:
- the PIGZ gene encoding GPI mannosyltransferase 4 has protein sequence MGTGRVPSAPNWLPGSKLMIPWQLMFLIVQVCDFAQTSLSSGKRSELRMSAKTFWGILALLRIFWCLLPQTGYLHPDEFFQSPEVMAGDILDLQVYYPWEFLSSSPCRTVVFPLITSGFTYWMIKSLQQLGMWPNGINSYTLLVSPRLLLTTFSFILDYSVYQLAPFWGADRWNALVLLAGSYVTLVFYTRTFTNTLEGLLFALLMVLVSPKAVGYGTAPKSDISQVKPTSSSLIGIITVAGFFNRPTFLAFALMPLLYWAVLNATSQHSIKTIANHLLKLVSSTAFTAIIFTAADTLYFTSIGSEISLYSIKKNGLLSTIAQINQKVIVTPFNFLRYNLNPHNLAQHGIHPRFTHFVVNGIMLFGILHILAISVGLEMLKINIRQLSWIRLHNHRPPTMLVLAKGNPTLLSFYFVPLAFLSLFSHQEPRFLIPLILPLVLLITQQNRTLKWKPIIIIFNVLGALLFGCLHQGGLIPCLSHLEQLIHSPESLNHPTHYTLLFAHTYMPPRFLLSINKRDPLVEVIDMAGTEENTLCQTLGQLANNIACGSRETDKERTCNFFVITPGTVRTTIQKCGVLFKNETLIFPHLTMEDPPQISFLFSGKWRSQLGLYILQIDRNEQSF, from the exons GGTCAAAGTTAATGATCCCATGGCAACTGATGTTTCTAATAGTCCAAGTCTGTGACTTCGCCCAGACATCATTGAGTTCTGGCAAGCGGAGTGAACTTAGGATGTCAGCCAAGACTTTCTGGGGGATTCTTGCTCTGCTCCGAATTTTCTGGTGCCTTCTTCCTCAGACAGGTTACCTTCATCCTGATGAATTCTTCCAATCACCTGAGGTCATGGCAG GAGATATTTTAGACCTACAAGTCTATTATCCCTGGGAATTCCTTTCCAGTTCTCCTTGTAGAACCGTTGTGTTCCCATTAATTACATCTGGCTTTACCTACTGGATGATCAAGTCTTTGCAACAGCTGGGCATGTGGCCAAATGGCATCAACAGCTACACCCTTCTTGTGTCACCTCGTCTTCTCCTCACCACCTTTTCTTTCATACTAGACTATAGCGTGTATCAGCTAGCTCCTTTCTGGGGTGCAGATCGGTGGAACGCCCTGGTTCTGCTTGCTGGGTCCTATGTCACACTAGTATTTTACACAAGAACATTTACCAACACACTTGAAGGACTTCTGTTTGCCCTGCTGATGGTACTAGTATCTCCAAAAGCAGTTGGTTATGGAACAGCACCTAAATCAGACATCAGCCAGGTGAAACCTACCAGTAGCAGTCTCATAGGAATTATAACAGTTGCTGGGTTTTTCAACAGGCCAACTTTTCTGGCATTTGCTTTAATGCCACTGCTTTACTGGGCAGTTTTAAATGCCACTTCTCAGCACAGCATTAAAACTATTGCAAACCACCTCTTGAAGCTTGTTTCAAGCACAGCTTTCACTGCCATCATCTTCACAGCAGCTGACACATTATATTTTACCTCCATTGGATCAGAGATTAGCCTATACAGCATTAAAAAGAATGGCCTGTTAAGCACCATAGCTCAAATAAATCAGAAAGTAATAGTGACCCCTTTTAATTTTCTCCGCTATAACCTTAATCCCCATAATCTTGCACAGCATGGGATTCACCCACGATTTACTCATTTTGTAGTCAATGGGATAATGCTCTTTGGGATCCTACACATTCTGGCCATCAGTGTTGGTTTAGAAATGCTGAAAATAAACATCCGTCAATTATCATGGATCAGACTACATAATCATAGGCCACCTACAATGTTGGTGCTTGCCAAGGGCAATCCAACATTATTATCATTCTATTTTGTTCCTTTGGCATTCCTTTCCCTGTTCAGCCACCAAGAACCTCGATTCCTCATTCCTCTTATTTTACCACTAGTTCTATTGATCACACAGCAGAATAGAACCCTGAAGTGGAAACCCATCATTATTATTTTCAATGTTCTTGGTGCCCTTTTATTTGGGTGCTTACACCAGGGAGGGCTGATCCCATGCCTGTCTCATTTAGAACAGCTCATACATTCTCCAGAATCCCTGAACCATCCAACACACTATACTCTACTCTTTGCTCATACCTATATGCCTCCCAGGTTTCTGCTCAGTATCAATAAGAGAGACCCACTAGTAGAAGTAATTGATATGGCTGGAACTGAAGAAAACACCCTCTGCCAAACGCTGGGACAATTAGCAAACAACATTGCTTGTGGGTCTAGAGAGACTGATAAAGAAAGAACTTGTAATTTTTTTGTTATAACCCCCGGTACAGTCAGAACAACAATACAAAAATGTGGGGTTTTGTTCAAGAATGAGACATTAATATTTCCACACTTGACAATGGAAGATCCACCACAAATATCCTTtctattcagtggaaaatggagAAGTCAGTTAGGACTATACATCCTTCAGATAGACAGAAATGAACAGAGCTTTTAG